From a single Streptomyces rubradiris genomic region:
- a CDS encoding succinate dehydrogenase iron-sulfur subunit, with the protein MATPVLDKADAAGRPEPGFADSPYITVTFRVRRFNPEVSAEATWEDFQLEIDPKERVLDGLHKIKWDIDGTLTFRRSCAHGICGSDAMRINGKNRLACKTLIKDINPEKPITIEPIKGLTVLKDLVVDMEPFFQAYRDVMPFLVVNETNEPTRERYQSPEDRERFDDTTKCILCAACTSSCPVFWNDGQYFGPAAIVNAHRFIFDSRDEAGEQRLEILNDRDGVWRCRTTFNCTDACPRGIEVTKAIQEVKRALITRRY; encoded by the coding sequence ATGGCTACCCCTGTTCTGGACAAGGCGGACGCGGCCGGCCGGCCCGAGCCCGGTTTCGCCGACTCCCCCTACATCACCGTCACCTTCCGCGTCCGCCGGTTCAACCCGGAGGTCTCGGCCGAGGCGACCTGGGAAGACTTCCAGCTGGAGATCGACCCCAAGGAGCGGGTCCTCGACGGTCTGCACAAGATCAAGTGGGACATCGACGGCACCCTCACCTTCCGCCGGTCGTGCGCGCACGGCATCTGCGGCTCGGACGCGATGCGGATCAACGGCAAGAACCGCCTTGCCTGCAAGACGCTGATCAAGGACATCAACCCCGAGAAGCCGATCACGATCGAGCCCATCAAGGGCCTGACGGTCCTGAAGGACCTGGTCGTGGACATGGAGCCGTTCTTCCAGGCGTACCGGGACGTCATGCCGTTCCTGGTCGTCAACGAGACGAACGAGCCCACCCGGGAGCGCTACCAGTCCCCGGAGGACCGCGAGCGCTTCGACGACACGACGAAGTGCATCCTCTGCGCGGCCTGCACCTCCTCCTGCCCGGTGTTCTGGAACGACGGCCAGTACTTCGGCCCGGCCGCGATCGTGAACGCCCACCGCTTCATCTTCGACAGCCGTGACGAGGCGGGCGAGCAGCGCCTGGAGATCCTCAACGACCGCGACGGCGTGTGGCGCTGCCGCACGACCTTCAACTGCACGGACGCCTGCCCGCGCGGTATCGAGGTCACCAAGGCCATCCAGGAAGTCAAGCGCGCCCTCATCACGCGCCGCTACTGA
- a CDS encoding VOC family protein — protein sequence MSDEESYELLGFDNVLLPVGDLGEAVAFYERAGFTVGFRLDEAGIALLKVGAETPGILLRAEEGLGRRPPHWPSPRVWLEVPDARAAARELAAAGIPPLDEITQGVTGWTVEIADPWGNLLGFTDYTKRPALARRG from the coding sequence ATGTCAGACGAAGAGTCGTACGAACTGCTCGGCTTCGACAACGTGCTGCTCCCCGTCGGCGACCTCGGCGAGGCCGTCGCCTTCTACGAGCGGGCCGGGTTCACCGTGGGCTTCCGGCTGGACGAGGCCGGCATCGCGCTGCTGAAGGTCGGCGCGGAGACGCCCGGCATCCTGCTGCGCGCCGAGGAGGGGCTGGGCCGGCGGCCGCCGCACTGGCCCTCGCCGCGGGTCTGGCTGGAGGTGCCGGACGCGCGGGCGGCGGCGCGGGAGCTGGCCGCCGCCGGCATCCCGCCGCTGGACGAGATCACCCAGGGCGTCACCGGCTGGACGGTGGAGATCGCCGACCCCTGGGGCAACCTCCTGGGCTTCACGGACTACACCAAGCGCCCGGCCCTGGCCCGCAGGGGCTGA
- a CDS encoding DUF393 domain-containing protein → MTGVTTTTTAPDRDPAGAPVRGLTVLYDDRTAVGLHLRDWLARRPRLVPLEPLPAGSAAARARFPGLGPGDPLDEITLVGDSGQVYRGPSAWIVLLWALREHRPLAHRLAGPAGAAAARDAVLTAAKWRGPRRPGTPWGGRVHQRADGWSYHPLTGWTYAPPSRAGAAPASR, encoded by the coding sequence GTGACCGGCGTGACCACCACGACCACCGCACCGGACCGGGACCCCGCCGGGGCCCCGGTCCGCGGGCTGACCGTCCTGTACGACGACCGGACCGCCGTGGGCCTCCACCTGCGCGACTGGCTGGCGCGCCGGCCCCGGCTGGTGCCGCTGGAGCCGCTGCCGGCCGGTTCGGCCGCGGCCCGCGCCCGCTTCCCCGGGCTCGGCCCCGGCGACCCCCTGGACGAGATCACCCTGGTCGGCGACTCGGGGCAGGTCTACCGGGGCCCGAGCGCCTGGATCGTCCTGCTGTGGGCCCTGCGCGAGCACCGCCCGCTCGCCCACCGGCTCGCCGGCCCGGCCGGCGCCGCAGCGGCCCGCGACGCCGTCCTCACCGCGGCGAAGTGGCGGGGCCCGCGGCGGCCCGGCACCCCGTGGGGCGGGCGGGTCCACCAGCGGGCCGACGGCTGGTCCTATCACCCGCTCACCGGCTGGACCTACGCGCCGCCGTCCCGGGCGGGGGCCGCCCCGGCCAGTCGTTAG
- a CDS encoding TetR/AcrR family transcriptional regulator — MPAKNDGPEAAGPHSSKSEQTRALILQTAMRMFQERGYDKTTMRAIAKEAGVSVGNAYYYFEGKEHLIQGFYDRIAAEHQAAVRSVLERETDLEARLAGVLTAWLDIARPYHEFAVQFFKNAADPDSPLSPFSPESEHAREQAISVHREVLAGSKAKVAPELRDVLPELMWLSQMGLVLYWIFDRTEDRERSYRLARRGARLTARGVALARFRVLRPLVMEVHELFTDFLPGMTRVLPDPGRGGRENE, encoded by the coding sequence GTGCCCGCGAAGAACGACGGCCCCGAGGCGGCCGGCCCCCACAGCAGCAAGTCCGAGCAGACCCGCGCGCTGATCCTCCAGACCGCGATGCGGATGTTCCAGGAGCGCGGCTACGACAAGACGACCATGCGGGCCATCGCCAAGGAGGCCGGGGTCTCCGTCGGCAACGCCTACTACTACTTCGAGGGCAAGGAACACCTGATCCAGGGCTTCTACGACCGGATCGCCGCCGAGCACCAGGCTGCGGTCCGGTCGGTGCTGGAGCGGGAGACCGACCTGGAGGCGCGGCTCGCGGGGGTGCTGACCGCCTGGCTGGACATCGCCCGGCCGTACCACGAGTTCGCGGTGCAGTTCTTCAAGAACGCCGCCGACCCCGACAGCCCGCTCAGCCCCTTCTCCCCGGAGAGCGAGCACGCCCGCGAGCAGGCCATCAGCGTGCACCGGGAGGTACTGGCCGGCTCCAAGGCCAAGGTGGCCCCGGAACTGCGGGACGTCCTGCCGGAGCTGATGTGGCTCTCGCAGATGGGCCTGGTGCTGTACTGGATCTTCGACCGCACGGAGGACCGCGAGCGCAGCTACCGGCTGGCCCGGCGCGGGGCCCGGCTGACCGCGCGCGGGGTGGCCCTGGCCCGCTTCCGGGTGCTGCGGCCGCTGGTCATGGAGGTCCACGAGCTGTTCACGGACTTCCTGCCGGGCATGACGAGGGTCCTGCCGGACCCGGGGCGCGGGGGGCGGGAGAACGAGTGA
- a CDS encoding Uma2 family endonuclease: MSAAAVERPHDDWSQIAEANQIMERLPGLRAEIIGGQILVSPAPDGPHSEALMLFAAPFQQLGLVRALPGIGLWLPTGPEDYVIPDLSVVDDDYRDHLVENICYDPVCFRLVMEVTSSNWRTDLRDKVACYARAGVPVYVIIDRHHQRIHLLTSPVADRYQSHGIHTPGELVTLPESVGGKVTLDVTRLLQAGQS, encoded by the coding sequence ATGTCCGCAGCTGCTGTCGAGCGGCCTCACGACGACTGGTCGCAGATCGCCGAGGCGAACCAGATCATGGAGCGTCTCCCGGGTCTTCGTGCCGAGATCATCGGAGGCCAGATTCTCGTGAGCCCAGCGCCGGACGGCCCGCACTCCGAGGCCTTGATGCTCTTCGCGGCTCCCTTCCAGCAACTGGGTCTCGTGAGAGCACTCCCGGGAATCGGGCTCTGGCTGCCCACCGGCCCGGAGGACTACGTCATCCCCGACCTGTCGGTGGTCGATGACGACTACCGCGACCACTTGGTGGAGAACATCTGCTACGACCCGGTCTGCTTCCGTCTGGTCATGGAGGTCACCTCCAGCAACTGGCGAACGGATCTACGCGACAAGGTCGCCTGCTACGCCAGGGCCGGTGTCCCGGTCTACGTCATCATCGATCGCCACCACCAGCGTATCCACCTCCTCACCAGCCCGGTGGCCGACCGTTACCAGAGCCACGGCATCCACACACCCGGCGAACTCGTGACACTTCCCGAGTCCGTCGGCGGCAAGGTCACCCTGGACGTGACCCGACTCCTGCAAGCCGGCCAGAGCTGA
- a CDS encoding SCO4848 family membrane protein, which produces MKLSRPVSWFLLAFGVWSWVIWVTFVKNLVKDSSGLAFDDGHPTAYFWVHLLLAVVSFVLGTVIGVIGLRGLRALRRNS; this is translated from the coding sequence ATGAAGCTCAGCCGCCCTGTCTCCTGGTTCCTGCTCGCCTTCGGGGTGTGGAGCTGGGTCATCTGGGTCACTTTCGTCAAGAATCTCGTCAAGGACAGCAGCGGGCTGGCCTTCGACGACGGTCACCCGACCGCGTACTTCTGGGTGCACCTGCTGCTGGCGGTCGTTTCCTTCGTATTGGGGACGGTCATCGGCGTCATCGGGTTGCGCGGACTGCGCGCACTGCGCCGAAACTCATAG
- a CDS encoding D-alanyl-D-alanine carboxypeptidase family protein, giving the protein MSPVSPSGARVRAGGGAGTLPRRSLLVVSAAALSLSVTAPAALAAPSPTTSPTATPPAQMSTLGGARLGMPGTQVNLAPGVPVLPKGLTARSWIVSDAESGQVLAAHNAHWALPPASTLKMLFADTVLPRFPKDTRYKVAPADLKGMGEGSSLAGIKEGVTYSVRDLWLGVFLKSGNDAVHVLSAMNGGVRRTVEDMQKHAEELQALDTRVVSPDGYDAPGQVSSAYDLTLIARSGLQKKDFRDYCSTVSAKIGATEIRNTNRLLAGDSDVPVYPGIAGVKNGNTTHAGATFTGVAERGGKVLLVTVMNPEKHDHNEVYKETAKLFDWGFQAVGKVNPVGELVPPRSAATAGSTSGASPRQSPGAGGGTGAKATASAPAVSGSSGVGTALAIAGGLLVLLGGGAFLVNRRWPLPDLMRRRSRP; this is encoded by the coding sequence ATGAGTCCAGTATCGCCGTCCGGGGCCCGGGTCCGTGCCGGGGGTGGGGCCGGTACGCTCCCCCGGCGGTCCCTGCTGGTCGTCTCCGCCGCCGCGCTCTCCCTCTCCGTCACCGCGCCCGCCGCCCTCGCCGCCCCCTCCCCCACCACGAGCCCCACGGCCACGCCCCCGGCGCAGATGTCCACCCTCGGCGGCGCCCGGCTCGGCATGCCCGGTACGCAGGTCAATCTGGCGCCCGGGGTCCCGGTGCTGCCCAAGGGGCTGACCGCCCGGTCGTGGATCGTCTCCGACGCCGAGTCGGGCCAGGTCCTGGCCGCGCACAACGCGCACTGGGCGCTGCCCCCGGCGAGCACGCTGAAGATGCTGTTCGCGGACACCGTGCTGCCCCGGTTCCCCAAGGACACCCGGTACAAGGTGGCCCCGGCCGACCTCAAGGGGATGGGCGAGGGCTCCAGCTTGGCGGGGATCAAGGAGGGGGTCACCTACTCCGTGCGCGACCTGTGGCTCGGGGTGTTCCTGAAGTCGGGCAACGACGCGGTGCACGTGCTGTCCGCGATGAACGGCGGGGTGCGGCGGACCGTCGAGGACATGCAGAAGCACGCCGAGGAACTCCAGGCGCTGGACACCCGGGTGGTCTCGCCCGACGGCTACGACGCGCCGGGCCAGGTCTCCTCGGCGTACGACCTGACGTTGATCGCCCGCTCGGGTCTGCAGAAGAAGGACTTCCGCGACTACTGCTCGACGGTCAGCGCCAAGATCGGCGCGACCGAGATCCGCAACACCAACCGGCTGCTGGCCGGCGACAGCGACGTGCCGGTCTACCCGGGCATCGCGGGCGTGAAGAACGGCAACACCACCCACGCGGGCGCCACCTTCACCGGGGTGGCCGAGCGCGGCGGCAAGGTGCTGCTGGTCACGGTGATGAACCCGGAGAAGCACGACCACAACGAGGTCTACAAGGAGACCGCGAAGCTGTTCGACTGGGGTTTCCAGGCGGTCGGCAAGGTGAACCCGGTGGGCGAGCTGGTGCCGCCGCGGAGCGCCGCGACGGCCGGTTCCACCTCCGGGGCGAGCCCCCGGCAGTCGCCCGGCGCGGGCGGCGGGACGGGGGCGAAGGCGACGGCGAGCGCCCCCGCCGTTTCCGGCTCCAGCGGCGTCGGGACCGCCCTGGCCATCGCGGGCGGGCTGCTGGTACTGCTCGGCGGCGGGGCGTTCCTGGTCAACCGCCGGTGGCCGCTGCCGGACCTGATGCGCCGCCGGTCCCGTCCCTGA
- a CDS encoding YihY/virulence factor BrkB family protein, giving the protein MDWLKRLPGIGPIVTRLTITHAWRCYERLDRVKWARLAAAMTFVSFVALFPLLTVAAAVTAATLSPARQKTVEDRIADQFPGLSDQLDLTSLVQNAGTVGVIAGAALLFTGIGWVGQVRDCLRAVWELPDQGDNPVLAKVKDTVILLGLGGALLLTLAASTLASAAVGLVSRQFGLDEHGWGTALLQLAAFAVAVLADFLVLLYVLTLLPGVEPPRRRLLIAALLGAVGFELLKLLLSGYVQGVAAKSVYGAFGVPVALLLWINFTAKLVLFCAAWTATGSKETEVAEVRDGTGGASGPAAATGG; this is encoded by the coding sequence ATGGACTGGCTGAAGAGGCTGCCCGGCATCGGGCCGATCGTCACCCGCCTGACGATCACCCACGCGTGGCGGTGCTACGAACGGCTGGACCGGGTGAAATGGGCCCGGCTGGCCGCCGCCATGACGTTCGTCAGCTTCGTGGCGCTGTTCCCGCTGCTGACCGTGGCCGCCGCGGTCACCGCCGCCACCCTCAGCCCGGCCCGCCAGAAGACCGTCGAGGACCGGATCGCCGACCAGTTCCCGGGCCTGTCCGACCAGTTGGACCTCACCTCCCTGGTGCAGAACGCGGGCACCGTCGGCGTCATCGCGGGCGCGGCGCTGCTGTTCACGGGCATCGGCTGGGTCGGCCAGGTGCGGGACTGCCTGCGCGCGGTGTGGGAGCTGCCGGACCAGGGGGACAACCCGGTGCTGGCCAAGGTGAAGGACACCGTGATCCTGCTCGGTCTCGGCGGCGCCCTGCTGCTCACGCTCGCCGCCTCCACCCTCGCCTCGGCCGCCGTCGGGCTGGTGTCGAGGCAGTTCGGCCTGGACGAGCACGGCTGGGGCACCGCGCTGCTGCAGCTCGCCGCGTTCGCCGTCGCCGTGCTCGCCGACTTCCTGGTCCTGCTCTACGTCCTGACCCTGCTGCCCGGGGTCGAGCCGCCGCGCCGCCGCCTGCTGATCGCCGCCCTGCTCGGCGCGGTCGGCTTCGAGCTGCTGAAACTGCTGCTCAGCGGCTACGTACAGGGCGTTGCCGCGAAGAGCGTGTACGGCGCGTTCGGGGTCCCCGTCGCCCTGCTGCTGTGGATCAACTTCACCGCGAAACTCGTGCTGTTCTGTGCCGCCTGGACGGCGACGGGCAGCAAGGAGACCGAGGTCGCCGAGGTCAGGGACGGGACCGGCGGCGCATCAGGTCCGGCAGCGGCCACCGGCGGTTGA
- a CDS encoding SDR family NAD(P)-dependent oxidoreductase — protein sequence MKDASELPRSLLVLGGTSEIALATARRLIARRTRTVWLAGRPSLALENAAGSLRALGADVRTVAFDALAPESHEGVLGKVFAEGPVDMVLLAFGILGDQAHDERDPVRAVQVAQTNYTGAVSAGLVAGRALQTQGHGWLVVLSSAAAERARRADFIYGSSKAGLDAFAQGLGDALYGTGARVMVVRPGFVRTRATAGRPRTPLATTPEAVATAVELGLRRGAETVWVPGSLRLLTTALRHAPRALFRRLPL from the coding sequence ATGAAGGATGCCTCCGAACTGCCCCGGTCCCTGCTCGTCCTCGGCGGCACGTCCGAGATCGCGCTGGCCACCGCGCGCCGACTGATCGCCCGCCGCACCCGCACGGTGTGGCTGGCCGGGCGCCCCTCCCTCGCGCTGGAGAACGCGGCCGGGAGCCTGCGGGCGCTGGGCGCGGACGTCCGCACGGTCGCCTTCGACGCGCTCGCCCCCGAATCCCACGAGGGCGTCCTCGGCAAGGTGTTCGCCGAGGGGCCGGTCGACATGGTGCTGCTCGCCTTCGGCATCCTCGGCGACCAGGCGCACGACGAACGGGACCCGGTCCGCGCGGTCCAGGTCGCCCAGACCAACTACACCGGGGCCGTCTCGGCGGGGCTGGTCGCGGGCCGCGCCCTGCAGACCCAGGGCCACGGGTGGCTCGTGGTGCTGTCCTCCGCCGCCGCCGAACGCGCCCGCCGCGCCGACTTCATCTACGGCTCCAGCAAGGCCGGCCTGGACGCGTTCGCCCAGGGTCTCGGGGACGCCCTGTACGGGACGGGCGCGCGGGTCATGGTCGTACGCCCCGGGTTCGTCCGCACCCGCGCCACGGCCGGTCGCCCGCGCACCCCGCTCGCCACCACCCCGGAGGCGGTGGCCACGGCCGTCGAACTGGGCCTGCGCCGCGGCGCGGAGACGGTGTGGGTGCCGGGCTCGCTCCGCCTGCTGACGACGGCCCTGCGGCACGCGCCCCGGGCGCTGTTCAGGCGCCTGCCGCTGTAG
- a CDS encoding 2'-5' RNA ligase family protein — translation MGTVTIGVSIAVPEPHGSLLQERRAGFGDAAAHGIPTHVTLLPPTEVDEADLPAVDKHLTEVAAAGRPFPMRLSGTGTFRPLSPVVYVRVVAGAEACTRLQQRIREASGPVARELLFPYHPHVTVAHGIDEAAMDRAFEELADYEAEWPCTGFALYEQGADGVWRKLREYTFGGPVVPVQPGHAQVCAPRVAP, via the coding sequence GTGGGGACCGTAACGATCGGCGTGTCGATCGCGGTCCCGGAGCCTCACGGCAGCCTGCTCCAGGAGCGGCGCGCGGGCTTCGGCGACGCCGCGGCTCATGGCATCCCCACCCACGTCACCCTGCTGCCGCCGACCGAGGTGGACGAGGCCGACCTGCCCGCGGTCGACAAGCATCTGACCGAGGTCGCCGCGGCGGGCCGGCCGTTCCCGATGCGGCTGTCCGGCACCGGCACCTTCCGCCCGCTGTCGCCGGTGGTCTACGTCCGCGTGGTGGCGGGCGCCGAGGCGTGCACCCGGCTCCAGCAGCGGATCCGGGAGGCGTCCGGACCGGTGGCGCGTGAACTGCTCTTCCCGTACCACCCGCACGTCACCGTCGCGCACGGCATCGACGAGGCCGCGATGGACCGCGCCTTCGAGGAGCTGGCGGACTACGAGGCCGAGTGGCCGTGCACCGGCTTCGCGCTGTACGAACAGGGCGCCGACGGCGTCTGGCGCAAGCTGCGCGAGTACACGTTCGGGGGGCCGGTCGTACCGGTCCAGCCGGGGCACGCGCAGGTGTGCGCCCCGCGCGTCGCGCCGTGA
- the trpS gene encoding tryptophan--tRNA ligase — protein MASDRPRVLSGIQPTAGSFHLGNYLGAVRQWVALQESHDAFYMVVDLHAITVPQDPAELRANTRLAAAQLLAAGLDPDRCTLFVQSHVPEHAQLAWVMNCLTGFGEASRMTQFKDKSAKQGADRASVGLFTYPILQVADILLYQAHEVPVGEDQRQHIELTRDLAERFNGRYGDTFTIPKPYILKETAKIYDLQDPAVKMSKSASTPKGLINLLDEPKTTAKKVKSAVTDTDTVIRYDAENKPGVSNLLTIYSTLTGKTVAELEQEYEGKMYGALKTDLAEVMVDFVTPFRERTHQYLDDAETLDSILAKGAEKARTVAAETLAQAYDRVGFLPAKH, from the coding sequence ATGGCTTCAGACCGACCTCGCGTGCTCTCCGGTATTCAGCCCACCGCCGGCTCGTTCCACCTCGGCAACTACCTCGGCGCCGTCCGCCAGTGGGTGGCCCTCCAGGAGTCCCACGACGCCTTCTACATGGTGGTCGACCTGCACGCGATCACGGTCCCGCAGGACCCGGCGGAACTGCGTGCCAACACCCGCCTGGCCGCGGCCCAGCTGCTGGCCGCCGGTCTGGACCCCGACCGCTGCACCCTCTTCGTGCAGAGCCACGTCCCCGAGCACGCCCAGCTGGCCTGGGTCATGAACTGCCTCACCGGCTTCGGCGAGGCCTCCCGCATGACCCAGTTCAAGGACAAGTCCGCCAAGCAGGGCGCCGACCGGGCCTCCGTCGGCCTGTTCACCTACCCGATCCTCCAGGTCGCGGACATCCTGCTGTACCAGGCCCACGAGGTGCCGGTCGGCGAGGACCAGCGCCAGCACATCGAGCTGACCCGGGACCTCGCCGAGCGCTTCAACGGCCGCTACGGCGACACCTTCACGATCCCGAAGCCGTACATCCTCAAGGAGACGGCGAAGATCTACGACCTCCAGGACCCGGCGGTCAAGATGAGCAAGTCGGCGTCCACGCCGAAGGGCCTGATCAACCTCCTGGACGAGCCGAAGACCACGGCCAAGAAGGTCAAGAGCGCCGTCACCGACACCGACACGGTGATCCGCTACGACGCCGAGAACAAGCCGGGCGTCTCCAACCTCCTCACCATCTACTCCACGCTCACCGGCAAGACCGTCGCCGAGCTGGAGCAGGAGTACGAGGGCAAGATGTACGGCGCGCTCAAGACCGACCTCGCCGAGGTCATGGTCGACTTCGTCACCCCGTTCCGCGAGCGCACCCACCAGTACCTGGACGACGCCGAGACGCTGGACTCGATCCTCGCCAAGGGCGCCGAGAAGGCGCGGACCGTCGCCGCCGAGACCCTCGCGCAGGCGTACGACCGCGTGGGCTTCCTCCCGGCCAAGCACTGA
- a CDS encoding glycine hydroxymethyltransferase, with amino-acid sequence MPENAAPLSTESTAFRAALDVIRAVEPRVADAIGQEVADQRGMLKLIASENYASPATLLAMGNWFSDKYAEGTIGRRFYAGCRNVDTVEALAAEHARELFGARHAYVQPHSGIDANLVAFWAVLADRVEVPFLEKAGARQVNDLTDADWAELRQAFGNQRMLGMSLDAGGHLTHGFRPNISGKMFDQRSYGTDPATGLIDYDALRAQAREFKPLIIVAGYSAYPRLVNFRIMREIADEVGATLMVDMAHFAGLVAGKVLTGDFDPVPHAQIVTTTTHKSLRGPRGGMVLCDDSLKDQVDRGCPMVLGGPLPHVMAAKAVALAEARQPAFRDYARRIVDNSRALAEGLTRRGATLVTGGTDNHLNLIDVATSYGLTGRQAEAALLDSGIVTNRNAIPADPNGAWYTSGIRVGTPALTTRGLGTAEMDEVAALIDRVLTTTEPGTTKSGAPSKASHVLDEKVADEIARRATDLVAGFPLYPEVDLG; translated from the coding sequence ATGCCCGAGAACGCCGCCCCCCTCTCCACCGAGTCCACCGCCTTCCGCGCGGCCCTCGACGTCATCCGCGCCGTGGAGCCGCGCGTCGCCGACGCCATCGGCCAGGAGGTCGCCGACCAGCGCGGGATGCTCAAGCTGATCGCGTCCGAGAACTACGCCTCCCCGGCGACCCTGCTCGCGATGGGGAACTGGTTCAGCGACAAGTACGCCGAGGGCACCATCGGCCGCCGCTTCTACGCCGGCTGCCGCAACGTCGACACCGTCGAGGCCCTCGCCGCCGAACACGCCCGCGAACTCTTCGGCGCCCGCCACGCCTACGTCCAGCCGCACTCCGGCATCGACGCCAACCTCGTCGCCTTCTGGGCCGTCCTCGCCGACCGCGTCGAGGTGCCCTTCCTGGAGAAGGCCGGCGCCCGCCAGGTCAACGACCTCACCGACGCCGACTGGGCCGAGCTGCGCCAGGCCTTCGGCAACCAGCGCATGCTCGGCATGTCCCTGGACGCCGGCGGCCACCTCACCCACGGCTTCCGCCCGAACATCTCCGGCAAGATGTTCGACCAGCGCTCCTACGGCACCGACCCGGCCACCGGCCTGATCGACTACGACGCCCTGCGCGCCCAAGCCCGCGAGTTCAAGCCGCTGATCATCGTCGCGGGCTACTCCGCGTACCCCCGGCTGGTGAACTTCCGGATCATGCGGGAGATCGCCGACGAGGTCGGCGCCACCCTCATGGTCGACATGGCCCACTTCGCCGGACTGGTCGCCGGCAAGGTGCTCACCGGCGACTTCGACCCGGTCCCGCACGCCCAGATCGTCACCACCACCACCCACAAGTCGCTGCGCGGCCCGCGCGGCGGCATGGTGCTGTGCGACGACTCCCTCAAGGACCAGGTGGACCGCGGCTGCCCGATGGTCCTCGGCGGCCCGCTCCCGCACGTCATGGCCGCCAAGGCCGTCGCCCTCGCCGAGGCCCGGCAGCCCGCCTTCCGGGACTACGCCCGGCGCATCGTGGACAACTCCCGCGCCCTCGCCGAGGGCCTGACGCGGCGCGGCGCCACCCTCGTCACCGGCGGCACCGACAACCACCTCAACCTGATCGACGTCGCCACCTCCTACGGCCTCACCGGCCGCCAGGCCGAGGCCGCCCTGCTCGACTCGGGCATCGTCACCAACCGCAACGCCATCCCGGCCGACCCGAACGGCGCCTGGTACACCTCCGGCATCCGCGTCGGCACCCCCGCGCTGACCACCCGCGGCCTCGGCACGGCCGAGATGGACGAGGTCGCGGCCCTCATCGACCGCGTCCTGACCACCACCGAGCCGGGCACCACCAAGTCCGGCGCCCCCTCCAAGGCGAGCCACGTCCTGGACGAGAAGGTCGCCGACGAGATCGCCCGCCGCGCCACGGACCTGGTGGCGGGCTTCCCCCTCTACCCGGAAGTAGACCTCGGCTGA
- the rocD gene encoding ornithine--oxo-acid transaminase, producing MTAAEEDLIALADAHCAPTYAPLPVVLATGAGAWLTDVSGRRYLDLLAGYSALNFGHGHPRLVEAARRQLERLTLTSRAFHHDRFAAFCAELAELCGMEMVLPANTGAEAVEGAVKTARKWGYRVKGVPAEMAKIVVAGGNFHGRTTTVISFSTDPEARADFGPYTPGFEIVPYGDLTALRGALTENTVAVLLEPVQGESGVIVPPAGYLAGVRELTRERNVLFVADEVQSGLGRTGRTFACENEGVVPDVYVLGKALGGGIVPVSAVVSSAAVLGVFRPGEHGSTFGGNPLACAVALEVIAMLRTGEYQERAARLGERLHRLLGELAGTGRVTAVRGRGLWAGVDVAPAVGTGREVAERLLARGVLVKETHGATIRIAPPLVIGEEDLDWGVEQLRAVLLGA from the coding sequence GTGACCGCTGCCGAAGAAGACCTCATCGCCCTCGCCGACGCGCACTGCGCGCCCACCTACGCGCCGCTGCCGGTGGTGCTCGCCACCGGTGCGGGGGCGTGGCTGACGGATGTGTCGGGGCGGCGGTACCTGGACCTGCTGGCCGGTTACTCGGCGCTGAACTTCGGGCACGGCCATCCCCGGCTGGTGGAGGCGGCCCGGCGGCAGCTGGAGCGGCTGACGCTGACCTCCCGCGCCTTCCACCACGACCGGTTCGCGGCGTTCTGCGCGGAGCTGGCGGAGCTGTGCGGGATGGAGATGGTGCTGCCGGCGAACACCGGCGCGGAGGCGGTGGAGGGCGCGGTCAAGACGGCCCGGAAGTGGGGCTACCGGGTGAAGGGGGTGCCCGCGGAGATGGCGAAGATCGTCGTGGCGGGCGGCAACTTCCACGGCCGCACGACGACCGTCATCAGCTTCTCCACGGATCCCGAAGCGCGGGCGGACTTCGGGCCGTACACGCCGGGGTTCGAGATCGTGCCGTACGGCGACCTGACCGCGCTGCGGGGGGCGCTGACGGAGAACACGGTGGCGGTGCTGCTGGAGCCGGTGCAGGGCGAGTCGGGGGTGATCGTGCCGCCGGCCGGTTATCTGGCGGGGGTGCGGGAGCTGACCCGGGAGCGGAACGTGCTCTTCGTCGCCGACGAGGTCCAGTCGGGGCTGGGCCGGACCGGGCGGACCTTCGCGTGCGAGAACGAGGGGGTCGTGCCGGATGTGTACGTGCTGGGCAAGGCGCTGGGCGGCGGGATCGTGCCGGTGTCGGCGGTGGTGTCGAGCGCGGCGGTGCTCGGGGTGTTCCGGCCGGGTGAGCACGGGTCGACGTTCGGCGGGAATCCGCTGGCCTGCGCGGTGGCGCTGGAGGTGATCGCGATGCTGCGGACCGGGGAGTACCAGGAGCGGGCGGCCCGGCTGGGCGAGCGGCTGCACCGGCTGCTGGGCGAGCTGGCCGGGACGGGCCGGGTGACGGCGGTGCGCGGGCGGGGGCTGTGGGCCGGGGTGGACGTCGCCCCCGCGGTGGGTACCGGGCGGGAGGTCGCCGAGCGGCTGCTGGCCCGTGGGGTCCTGGTCAAGGAGACCCACGGGGCGACGATCCGGATCGCTCCGCCGCTGGTGATCGGCGAGGAGGATCTGGACTGGGGCGTCGAGCAGTTGCGGGCGGTGCTGCTCGGGGCCTGA